Within Rhododendron vialii isolate Sample 1 chromosome 12a, ASM3025357v1, the genomic segment CATGAAAAGAAGCAACTCCCGACGATGTGTTGGTCTTACTACTCAATCACAATTAATTTGCATCAATCATTCTCAGATTTCAAACACTTTACACAAACTCTCTCACATTTattgttttgtgtttgtgttggGGTGAAAATCAGTTTGGTTCGATAATGTAGCCGGAAACCGATCCCGACCAAAAAAACAATGGACTAAAATCGGTTTGGGGTGGTTCGGTCCGATTGGTTTTTTTCAGTCTGGCGTTAAGATTGAAATGAACGGTTGAGATTGAGATGGACGGCTGagatttgttgtttctttttggatttAAGATGGACGACTTTGATTGATTGGTCTTAATCGGTATGGTTTTGGGGTATTTTGGTTTGGTCCATAGAAATTTTCATATAACCAAGattgaattgaaaatttatCGGTTTGGTCCAAACTGAAACCGATCAAACCCACTCTTACTCCGACCGAAAACCGAATCGATCCGTCGGTTTTTTCGATCCTTCGGTCTTTCTTTCACCCCTAGTCTGGCGTGCTTCttacatttttcaatttctataaACCGACTTTAGCACACGGCGTCGCTTTGGACTCTACTTCATTTCGCTTCGTTCGTTGCAGCCTctacagaaccaaaccaaatattTCAATCAGTTTTCCGTGGTCGATCTCCGAACTCGTCACTCTCTCTTCTTCGCCAATGTCGGTTCTAGGGTTTCGCAGGAGCTCCACtgccttctctctcctcacaaACACATCGTTCTTTCCGCATTCGCTCGAGTATTTCCACAGAAGAGTCTTTTGTTCTGTCTCCAACGATTTCAACGTCCGTGATTCGATTTTGCCGGTTCTGATCGTCGGTGCAGGCCCTGTTGGTCTCGTTCTCTCTATACTCCTCACCAAATTAGGTAATATTCtttcagcttctttttttttttttttgaagaaacgCATAATCTCCTGTTTGTTTGTTGAATTTGTTCACGAAAGTGAGGCAATTTCTCGGGtgctatcaacttctttggGGTCAGTCCGTAGCTAATTGAGACCATGCAAGTGCGCGGTGGTATTGGTCCCAAAATTAGTTGACGTGCGCGTAAAGGTGGCctgacacctgagttataaaaaaagaacagGATTAACTAGAAAGTAGAGCCAAAGGGGTTTTTTTGTATTGGGTTCGGTTATTTTTAGCCTTTTACTCAGAATTTCACCTGATTTGTGTAGAAGTTTGAGTGAAAAAGGTTAATTCGATATGGAACAATAGGAAAACTTAAATTTAAGCATAAATTAGCTTCCTTGGTGGTAGGTGGTAAATTTGAAAGCCACGATGAAGGCTTGAATATTGGAGCAAATGATTGAAGTAAAAACTCACATTGATACCGGTGTGAGTGAAGGAGTTAAAAGGGATTTGGAATTTTTACTTGAATGCAAGTTTTCCTCGTCAAGGTTTAAGTAGATGCTCGATTCTCGGCGACAAAATGTGCTGGTGTATGAAGTGAATCTAAAATTCTTTCGTTAATTGTTCATAACTAATAAGAGAGatgtattttcttaatttttgccGCACTGGGAGTGGGAAGTGAATCACATGCTATGGGATTTCATtcataccaattttttttataaggatTAAGTACTAACTACGTTGACCTCCCAAAGGTTTCTGACAATTGAAAGGATAATTTCGGGAATTGAGGGCTAAGAAATGCTGATTCAGGGTTATTTGATGATAATGCAACGGCTAATAATGGAAAGAAGTTATGTATCATTTCAGGTGAAGTAGGAAATGTCTTTGATGGCATTATATATTCACATGTTCTCTTTTAGTGTAAGTATTCATGTGACCTCCCAAGTAGTACTTGATTGAATCCAGAGTCCAGACTAATTAGTTTGGCATGGCCACAGCTTTGATGTGGCCAGTGTCTTCGTCAGTTCAATTCCTTAATTTGAGTGGGTTGGAATTTGCGTAGATGTGCACTTGGAATAATGATGTAGAAAATGGTAATATCTGTGTAGCATTTTGTATTTTGATAAGGTCTTGTGTATAAAATGGTAAAGGTCCAGTGTTTAGTTAATTTCAAGTCGCTTATTTTCTCGTGTGCGTCTGTCGCAACTGACCTTTTCTTGGACAAATTGCTTTAACAGGTCTTTTGGAAGAATTGAGCATGCCTgtttattgtttagtttttctttaGCTATATTCATTATCACCATTGGTTTCAATGCTTTATCTTAGATGTAATTGTAATAATCAGACGGAGTTAGAACAGTCAAAGAACTGTAGTGTATTTTACGAGTTATAGATCTCCTACTGTTTCACTGAATTTCGGAGTCGCGTGTTAACTTTGTTTGCTTCCATGCTCTCTAATAGGGGTCAAATGTGCTGTTTTGGAGAAAAGCAGGACTTTTTCTAAACATCCTCAGGCACATTTCATCAACAATCGCTCCATGGAGGTGAGTTTGTCGAATTAGATGTGGTGCAGAAGGCCATGTGGCAGTTGAGTTCATTATGGTGCACTGTTGTCTTGATGTGCAGTTCTTTGCTAGGTGTTCCGCAAATTGGATGGACTGGCAGAGGAGATCCAAAAGTCCCAACCACCAGTAGATCTGTGGAGAAAATTTATATATTGCACATCACTTTCGGGTTCTATCCTTGGATCAGTAGACCATATGCAACCTCAAGGTATGAGTAATATCTGTAACTTCTCCATCATGGTGACTGAAAGGTGGCTTTTCTGGATTTTGTTCCCCTACACTTTTCCGTCTAGTCCATATAAGTGGAAAGACTTGATAATATGGCTTCCGTAATAATTTATGTCAAGTGTTGTTCTTTCTAAACTATGTTTAAGACAACTgtaattttttgtcatttttgagTAAGTTGCACATTTCTTACGGTACTATATCTTATATTCTCTTATCTACAGATTTTGAGCAAGTTGTTAGCCCAGTCTCTGTTGCACATTTCTCACAGTACAAGATAACTAGATTACTTCTAAAGAAGCTTGAAAACCTCCATTTCCATGTTCGCACTGGTTATGGATTGGGAGGCTTTGATTGCGGGCCAGTGGGGGAAAGGGAGATATTGATGGGCCATGAATGCTTATCGGTTGATGCCACTGATGATTGCCTTAACGTCACTGCGTCTTTTTCGGGTGGCGGGCAGTATAAGGAGAGAACTATTCAATGTGGTTTCCTTATTGGCGCTGATGGTGCTGGAAGTACAGTGAGAAAGCTCGCAGGAATTGAGTTGAGAGGCGAAAGAGACTTGCAAAATCTTGTTAGTGTCCACTTTTTAAGTAGAGAGCTAGGTCATTACCTACTCAATCAGAGACCTGGTATGCTCTTTTTCATCTTTAACACTGAAGCGATTGGAGTTCTCGTTGCACATGATTTGAAGGAAGGAGAATTTGTTTTGCAGGTATTGTAGGCTGAGCCTATTTTTTCCACTTCTATATAACATGTGCCATgcacttacattttttttggtcgTGTGCTTGTAGATCCCATTCTATCCTCCTCAGCAGAGGTTTGAGGATTACACCCTTGAGGTACTTTCCACTTGTTGCAGTATGTGTTTTCTTCTTGGAGTAGAGCTTTAGGGGATTGTCTGGAACttaaggaaagaaaggaaaataaaactaatttcCGCCCTATGTTTGGTCTTACTTTGAGAGGCAAAGATAACAATTGAACAAAATCAATGTTTTGGTCAATAGTTCTGATATTTTtttcactctttcttttcctctcctttAGTTGGCCCTTTTAGTTGCTATCGTTTTttctcaaaaatcaaacaaagaaaggttactttccttcttgtttccttctcttttttgaacaaaccaaacaaattaaaaaataaccaaCTTTGTTTGAAATTTCCCTTTTTCACTTTCTGTTTCTTTCCACGAGGTCCAAACACTCCCTAGTTTAGGTTTGCTGCAGAATAGGGGAAAAATGCATTGAAGGGCTAGTTTGAGTAAGGAGAGAGATCATTTACAGTATTCATATTCTGCATGTGGAAAACACAGCTGCACCATGGAGCTGAATAGTCTGACATGTTAAGAAAGATTTAtcttgtggattttttttttaatttctttcgtAAATGGTTGAAATTATTATAGATGTGTGAGAGGATAATCTTCAAATTAGTGGGCCACGAGCTTGCAGACATAGATGTGCTTGATGTTAAACCATGGGTGATGCATGCTGAAGTTGCTGAGAAGTTTGTGTCAGGTGACAAGCGGATAATACTTGCCGGTGATGCTGCTCATCGTTTTCCTCCTGCTGGTGGTTTTGGTATGCTGTCTGTGCAAATTTTCTTGACTTTGAAAGTGAAGGAAAGTTTAATTCATGAAAGGGAACCTGTGGGATATTTATTAGACAGTAATGCTTCTCTAGGTTACCAATTGgggtttttctctttcttgtctGGTTAGGAGGGGATTGTACACCAACTTATCAcgaatttgtttttcttgttactTCATTGTCTGGCATATGGATGTTGGTGTCACTGGATTCAGCACTTGTTTAGTTCTGCAACTTAGTGATATTGTTAGGTTGAACCTTGATCAAGTTATCCTAAAAAAGGATGCAAAACAATAGGTTTTGTATTTGAATCGCTGAATATCAGTATGGTCGGATAGAAATCCTTGTGGTTGCGACAGAAAGAGGGGCCCAATACCCTGCTGCATGTCATCACGTTTGTGGAGTTGTTAAAGGGATGCTCTTCTTTAACATCTGTAAGGGGAACAATAAAATTATCTTGTTTTAGatcaaaatggagaaaaaaagaattatcTTAGAATCCCTGTGTGGTATGTGCAGGCATGAATACCGGCATTCAGGATGCTCATAATCTTGCCTGGAAGTTGGCTTCTGTGTTAAAAGGCATTTCTCCGTATTCAGTTATGCAGACTTACGAAATGGAACGCCGTCCGGTACTAATctgtcccattttttttttgtcttctctCTTTAcacttgttttcttctttttatttgacGTATTGATGTCAATTCCTTGAGCATTTTTTCAGATTGCCATTTTTAACACAGCACTTAGTGTCCAAAATTTTAGAGCAGCCATGGAAGTTCCAGCTGCCCTTGGTCTTGATCCGTCTGTTGCAAACTCAGGTAAGTGAAAGCAGTTTGTTACTTTCAATCTTTTCAACACATGGAAGTCTTCTGATTTCCTTCTTAAACATTTCTACTAGTTTAATTTCACTTATAACAGTTATTTTCGTTCCTGCTATTATGGTTTGGCAGTACATCGGGTCATTAATCATGCGGTTGGTTCCGTGTTCCCACATGGATTGCAGAGGGGAATTTTGGATGGGATATTCATCCTAGGTCGTGCACAGCTGTCGGATTTTATTTTGAACGAGAAGAACCCACTTGGATATTCAAGGCTTGCTAAACTCAGGCGTATATTTGAAGAAGGAAAGAGTCTTCAGCTCCAGTTCCCTGCTGAGGATCTCGGTTTTCGGTATCACCATGATTCTACTATTTTAGTTTCAGCTCTGAAATTGCTATTGTTCATTGATTTTCTACTTCCTGAGGTTGTCGCTAAAAATTTCGAAGGTTTATATATCAAACTTCCCTTTCATAGCTTTTTCTACTGTTGAACATTACTACATTAGA encodes:
- the LOC131310652 gene encoding uncharacterized protein LOC131310652 isoform X3; its protein translation is MQPQDFEQVVSPVSVAHFSQYKITRLLLKKLENLHFHVRTGYGLGGFDCGPVGEREILMGHECLSVDATDDCLNVTASFSGGGQYKERTIQCGFLIGADGAGSTVRKLAGIELRGERDLQNLVSVHFLSRELGHYLLNQRPGMLFFIFNTEAIGVLVAHDLKEGEFVLQIPFYPPQQRFEDYTLEMCERIIFKLVGHELADIDVLDVKPWVMHAEVAEKFVSGDKRIILAGDAAHRFPPAGGFGMNTGIQDAHNLAWKLASVLKGISPYSVMQTYEMERRPIAIFNTALSVQNFRAAMEVPAALGLDPSVANSVHRVINHAVGSVFPHGLQRGILDGIFILGRAQLSDFILNEKNPLGYSRLAKLRRIFEEGKSLQLQFPAEDLGFRYDQGAVVPTGCTKSDIRELPTGRRQDYVPSADPGARLPHMNVRALANLSSEETFSTLDLVSGDKIEFLLIIAPVAPSYHLAHAAFKVAEEFKVSARVCVMWPHGAANGVDVGSEEALLPWKNYIDIVEVKQSSTSSSWWDICQMTSRGAILVRPDDHVAWRVKSSVFGDPYVEMRTVFSTILRLNSTHL
- the LOC131310652 gene encoding uncharacterized protein LOC131310652 isoform X1 — translated: MSVLGFRRSSTAFSLLTNTSFFPHSLEYFHRRVFCSVSNDFNVRDSILPVLIVGAGPVGLVLSILLTKLGVKCAVLEKSRTFSKHPQAHFINNRSMEVFRKLDGLAEEIQKSQPPVDLWRKFIYCTSLSGSILGSVDHMQPQDFEQVVSPVSVAHFSQYKITRLLLKKLENLHFHVRTGYGLGGFDCGPVGEREILMGHECLSVDATDDCLNVTASFSGGGQYKERTIQCGFLIGADGAGSTVRKLAGIELRGERDLQNLVSVHFLSRELGHYLLNQRPGMLFFIFNTEAIGVLVAHDLKEGEFVLQIPFYPPQQRFEDYTLEMCERIIFKLVGHELADIDVLDVKPWVMHAEVAEKFVSGDKRIILAGDAAHRFPPAGGFGMNTGIQDAHNLAWKLASVLKGISPYSVMQTYEMERRPIAIFNTALSVQNFRAAMEVPAALGLDPSVANSVHRVINHAVGSVFPHGLQRGILDGIFILGRAQLSDFILNEKNPLGYSRLAKLRRIFEEGKSLQLQFPAEDLGFRYDQGAVVPTGCTKSDIRELPTGRRQDYVPSADPGARLPHMNVRALANLSSEETFSTLDLVSGDKIEFLLIIAPVAPSYHLAHAAFKVAEEFKVSARVCVMWPHGAANGVDVGSEEALLPWKNYIDIVEVKQSSTSSSWWDICQMTSRGAILVRPDDHVAWRVKSSVFGDPYVEMRTVFSTILRLNSTHL
- the LOC131310652 gene encoding uncharacterized protein LOC131310652 isoform X2; this translates as MSVLGFRRSSTAFSLLTNTSFFPHSLEYFHRRVFCSVSNDFNVRDSILPVLIVGAGPVGLVLSILLTKLGVKCAVLEKSRTFSKHPQAHFINNRSMEVFRKLDGLAEEIQKSQPPVDLWRKFIYCTSLSGSILGSVDHMQPQDFEQVVSPVSVAHFSQYKITRLLLKKLENLHFHVRTGYGLGGFDCGPVGEREILMGHECLSVDATDDCLNVTASFSGGGQYKERTIQCGFLIGADGAGSTVRKLAGIELRGERDLQNLVSVHFLSRELGHYLLNQRPGMLFFIFNTEAIGVLVAHDLKEGEFVLQIPFYPPQQRFEDYTLEVLSTCCSDKRIILAGDAAHRFPPAGGFGMNTGIQDAHNLAWKLASVLKGISPYSVMQTYEMERRPIAIFNTALSVQNFRAAMEVPAALGLDPSVANSVHRVINHAVGSVFPHGLQRGILDGIFILGRAQLSDFILNEKNPLGYSRLAKLRRIFEEGKSLQLQFPAEDLGFRYDQGAVVPTGCTKSDIRELPTGRRQDYVPSADPGARLPHMNVRALANLSSEETFSTLDLVSGDKIEFLLIIAPVAPSYHLAHAAFKVAEEFKVSARVCVMWPHGAANGVDVGSEEALLPWKNYIDIVEVKQSSTSSSWWDICQMTSRGAILVRPDDHVAWRVKSSVFGDPYVEMRTVFSTILRLNSTHL